Proteins found in one Thermaerobacter subterraneus DSM 13965 genomic segment:
- the bshA gene encoding N-acetyl-alpha-D-glucosaminyl L-malate synthase BshA, with protein MAPGAARSLRIGISCYPSSGGSGVVATELGHQLAARGHQVHFISHDVPFRLDLTRPGIHFHPVEVPSYPLFTYPPYDLALASQMAAVAEERQLDLLHVHYAIPHATAAYLARAMLAPRRPVRVVTTLHGTDITLLGTHPSFQRIVEFSINQSDAVTVVSHHLREATLAAFRVERELEVIPNFVDPAVFHPGRRGDPALRRGLAEPGERVLVHISNFRPAKDAPAVIAVFARVCREVPARLLLIGHGPDVDRCAHMARRLGIADRVRFLGEHTDVARLLAAADLFLLPSRQEAFGLAALEAMACGVPVIAARTGGLPEVVEHGRTGYLLPPGDVEGMARRALELLQDPARHAVFSRAAARSAHRRFAAGTVIPRYEALYRRLLGEDGPSSGPSSVSTQLKMLPNGS; from the coding sequence TTGGCCCCCGGAGCGGCACGCTCCCTGCGCATCGGCATCAGCTGCTATCCCTCCTCCGGGGGCAGCGGCGTGGTGGCCACCGAACTGGGCCACCAGCTGGCCGCCCGGGGCCACCAGGTCCACTTCATCAGCCACGACGTGCCCTTCCGCCTGGACCTGACCCGGCCGGGGATCCACTTCCACCCCGTGGAGGTCCCCTCCTACCCGCTGTTCACCTACCCGCCCTACGACCTGGCCCTGGCCAGCCAGATGGCCGCGGTGGCCGAGGAACGGCAGCTGGACCTGCTCCACGTCCATTACGCCATTCCCCACGCCACCGCCGCTTACCTGGCGCGGGCCATGCTGGCGCCCCGGCGCCCCGTGCGGGTGGTGACGACCCTGCACGGCACCGACATCACCTTGCTGGGCACCCACCCGTCCTTCCAGCGGATCGTGGAGTTTAGCATCAACCAGTCCGACGCGGTGACAGTTGTATCCCACCACCTGCGGGAGGCCACCCTGGCCGCCTTCCGGGTGGAACGGGAGCTGGAGGTCATCCCCAACTTCGTGGATCCGGCCGTCTTCCATCCCGGGCGGCGCGGCGATCCGGCCCTGCGCCGCGGCCTGGCCGAGCCAGGGGAGCGGGTGCTGGTGCACATCTCCAATTTCCGCCCGGCCAAGGATGCCCCGGCGGTCATCGCGGTCTTCGCCCGGGTGTGCCGGGAGGTGCCGGCCCGCCTGCTGCTCATCGGCCACGGTCCCGACGTGGACCGCTGCGCCCACATGGCCCGGCGGCTGGGAATCGCAGACCGGGTGCGTTTTCTCGGCGAGCATACCGACGTGGCCCGCCTGCTGGCGGCCGCGGACCTCTTCCTGCTGCCGTCCCGACAGGAGGCCTTCGGCCTTGCCGCCCTGGAGGCCATGGCGTGCGGCGTACCGGTGATCGCCGCCCGCACCGGGGGCCTGCCCGAGGTGGTCGAACACGGCCGCACGGGCTACCTGCTGCCGCCCGGGGACGTGGAGGGCATGGCCCGCCGCGCCCTGGAACTGCTGCAGGATCCCGCCCGCCACGCGGTCTTCTCCCGCGCCGCCGCCCGGTCCGCCCACCGCCGTTTCGCGGCAGGGACCGTAATCCCGCGCTACGAAGCCCTCTACCGGCGCCTGCTGGGCGAGGACGGCCCCTCCTCGGGCCCCTCCTCCGTGTCAACTCAGCTAAAAATGTTACCCAACGGGTCCTGA
- a CDS encoding M20 family metallopeptidase: MQEPPRDEPASSAGPAPAGAPARTAVPPRAAAPAAIRALLPRLEGALPRQELVPLAQALIRARTVNPPGGEAQAAAVAVPWLQRYGFDVATYEPRPGRTSLIARRQGAEPGPTLLWCGHLDVVEAGDPAGWPHPPFAGVLDGGRIYGRGAVDMKGPVAAALAAAAAVARLGGPRRGQLVLALVADEEAMGRHGAGWLARRGLLRADGAIVGEPTRLHLVRAQRGAAWIHLRLQGRPAHAAVPHLGASAVAAAARLVLALEERVWDAFHPLLGPPTASVGRIRGGDSPNRVPERCELVIDRRAVPGETAGSVRQEVEAVVAEVLARHPGVTAAITRWQWAEPAETPADAAIVELVRAAGLAVTGQDMPEAGTVAVTDMRYLVAAGIPTVIAGPGRPDLAHAPGEFITVDELVQGALFYAAAFAGWLGVAGWPA, translated from the coding sequence GTGCAAGAACCCCCGCGGGACGAACCGGCATCCTCCGCCGGGCCGGCTCCGGCGGGCGCCCCGGCCCGGACCGCCGTGCCGCCGCGGGCCGCCGCCCCGGCCGCCATCCGGGCCCTCCTGCCCAGGCTGGAAGGGGCCCTTCCCCGGCAGGAGCTGGTCCCGCTGGCCCAGGCGCTGATCCGCGCCCGGACCGTCAACCCGCCGGGCGGCGAGGCCCAGGCGGCGGCCGTGGCCGTGCCCTGGCTGCAGCGCTACGGTTTTGACGTGGCAACCTACGAGCCCCGTCCCGGGCGGACCAGCCTGATCGCCCGCCGCCAGGGCGCCGAGCCCGGACCCACCCTGCTCTGGTGCGGGCACCTGGACGTGGTCGAGGCGGGGGACCCGGCCGGCTGGCCCCATCCCCCCTTCGCCGGGGTTCTGGACGGCGGCCGGATCTACGGCCGCGGGGCGGTGGACATGAAGGGGCCGGTGGCGGCTGCCCTGGCGGCGGCTGCGGCCGTCGCCCGCCTGGGCGGCCCCCGGCGCGGCCAGCTGGTGCTGGCCCTGGTGGCCGACGAGGAGGCCATGGGACGTCATGGCGCGGGCTGGCTGGCCCGGCGCGGGCTGCTGCGGGCCGACGGCGCCATCGTGGGCGAGCCCACGCGCCTGCACCTGGTCCGGGCCCAGCGGGGGGCGGCCTGGATCCACCTGCGCCTGCAGGGGCGGCCCGCCCATGCCGCCGTGCCCCACCTGGGGGCCAGCGCGGTGGCGGCCGCTGCCCGGCTGGTGCTGGCCCTGGAGGAGCGGGTCTGGGACGCCTTCCACCCCCTGCTCGGCCCACCCACGGCCAGCGTGGGCCGCATCCGCGGCGGCGACAGTCCCAACCGGGTCCCCGAGCGCTGCGAGCTGGTGATCGACCGGCGAGCGGTGCCGGGGGAGACCGCAGGGTCGGTGCGCCAGGAGGTGGAAGCCGTGGTGGCCGAGGTGCTGGCCCGCCATCCCGGCGTGACGGCCGCCATCACCCGCTGGCAATGGGCCGAGCCGGCCGAAACTCCCGCGGATGCGGCCATCGTGGAGCTCGTCCGGGCGGCGGGACTGGCGGTCACGGGCCAGGACATGCCCGAAGCCGGGACGGTGGCGGTAACGGACATGCGTTACCTGGTGGCCGCGGGCATCCCCACGGTGATCGCGGGACCAGGCCGGCCCGATCTGGCCCATGCCCCCGGCGAGTTCATCACCGTGGACGAACTGGTTCAGGGCGCCCTTTTCTATGCGGCGGCCTTTGCCGGGTGGCTCGGCGTCGCCGGATGGCCGGCGTGA
- a CDS encoding ATP-binding protein, whose product MDRPSGGVQAAGGAGLRAPAGHGAARPVAGAEARGTGHAPKGAGSGRQGARARPVGPRAATAPPAPGPVRPVVLSWSGGKDSALALARLAADPQVRVAGLLATGNEVTGRISIHGVRRALVEAQARALGLPLWWVPLSDPCSNADYEERMARALARLAGQGVRTVAFGDLFLADIRAYRERQLARAGMTALFPLWGKDTRELAAEVVASGIRAVVVASGPELGPRWLGRPYDARLLAELPAAVDPCGERGEFHTFVYDGPAFREPVAFRPGERVERGGFWYLDLLPAAPGEPDGPPGRAL is encoded by the coding sequence ATGGACAGGCCGTCCGGAGGCGTCCAGGCGGCAGGCGGTGCCGGGCTGCGGGCGCCGGCCGGGCATGGCGCCGCCCGGCCCGTGGCCGGAGCGGAGGCCCGGGGGACCGGCCACGCCCCGAAGGGGGCGGGGTCCGGCCGGCAGGGCGCCCGTGCGCGGCCGGTGGGTCCGCGGGCCGCCACGGCGCCACCGGCGCCCGGGCCGGTTCGTCCCGTGGTCCTGAGCTGGAGCGGTGGCAAGGACTCGGCCCTGGCCCTGGCACGTCTGGCCGCCGACCCGCAGGTCCGGGTGGCGGGCCTGCTGGCCACCGGCAACGAGGTCACGGGGCGGATCAGCATCCATGGGGTCCGCCGGGCGCTGGTGGAGGCCCAGGCCCGGGCCCTGGGCCTGCCCTTGTGGTGGGTACCCCTGTCCGACCCCTGTTCCAATGCCGACTACGAAGAACGGATGGCCCGCGCCCTCGCCCGGCTGGCAGGCCAGGGCGTCCGCACCGTCGCCTTCGGCGACCTCTTCCTGGCCGACATCCGCGCCTACCGGGAACGGCAACTGGCCCGGGCGGGGATGACCGCCCTGTTTCCCCTGTGGGGGAAAGATACCCGGGAACTGGCGGCCGAGGTGGTGGCGTCGGGGATCCGCGCGGTGGTGGTGGCGTCGGGTCCGGAGCTCGGGCCCCGGTGGCTGGGCCGGCCCTACGACGCCCGGTTGCTCGCGGAGCTGCCGGCCGCCGTGGACCCTTGCGGCGAGCGGGGCGAGTTCCACACCTTTGTCTATGACGGGCCCGCCTTCCGGGAGCCGGTGGCCTTCCGCCCCGGAGAGCGGGTGGAACGCGGCGGCTTCTGGTACCTGGATCTGCTGCCGGCGGCGCCGGGGGAACCTGACGGGCCGCCGGGGAGGGCGCTTTGA
- a CDS encoding ABC1 kinase family protein — translation MAATSRYQRLRNLRRYREIAAVLARHGLTVLVEQAGLPRQGRRDRWPWLRRRWRLRRDGTAAVPPAGAAASQTGGPGGRGGPGAAESVTQGVPGAGTAGDGTVPATAAAGAAAAAEGGRRFGVHLRQALEELGPTFVKLGQLLSTRPDLLPPDVLRELERLQDRVPPFPFEEAAAQIEQELGRPLHQLFRRFDPRPLAAASIGQVHAAQLPDGRAVVVKVQRPGIRRTVEADLALLMDLAELAERYSPWAAFYPFRDIAAELAASLRAELDFVREARNAQRLARLLAGRPGIQVPQVIWEYTTPRVLTLERLEGVRLAEAGRLEPAGARRLARTLVDAVLDPLFRAGFFHADPHPGNILVLPGGRVGLVDFGITGQLDRITRRRLAAMVIALWRGDAGGLLQAVEGLAVIPPGTDRRLLRRDLELLLDRYLDVPLSRLDLGEILPVFFDLLRRYRIRVPADLALVGKTLLALQGVVRAIDPDLAVLDLARPLGRRLLRHYLSPAEVGRRWLDRWEERAEPLLDLPAQLHALLVQARAGRPVFKVEVVEREEFHQGLSRLVNRLAFSVLLLSFTILMAALVLAGALLGRSEPVLRFPFLEVGVAVLALATAALLWAIVRSGRL, via the coding sequence ATGGCGGCGACCAGCCGTTACCAGCGGTTGCGCAACCTGCGGCGGTACCGGGAGATTGCGGCCGTCCTGGCCCGCCACGGCCTGACGGTGCTGGTGGAACAGGCCGGCCTGCCCCGCCAGGGACGGCGGGACCGCTGGCCCTGGCTGCGGCGCCGGTGGCGCCTCCGGCGCGACGGCACGGCGGCGGTGCCGCCGGCAGGGGCGGCCGCCTCGCAGACCGGGGGGCCGGGGGGGCGGGGCGGGCCAGGGGCAGCGGAATCCGTCACCCAGGGGGTGCCGGGGGCCGGAACCGCCGGCGACGGGACGGTTCCGGCCACGGCCGCGGCAGGGGCGGCCGCGGCCGCAGAGGGAGGCCGCAGATTTGGCGTCCACCTGCGCCAGGCCCTGGAAGAGCTGGGGCCGACCTTTGTCAAGCTGGGGCAGCTGCTCAGCACGCGGCCCGACCTCCTGCCTCCCGACGTGCTGCGGGAGCTGGAGCGGCTGCAGGACCGGGTGCCGCCCTTTCCCTTCGAGGAGGCCGCCGCCCAGATCGAGCAGGAGCTGGGGCGTCCCCTCCACCAGCTGTTCCGCCGTTTCGACCCGCGCCCCCTGGCCGCCGCCTCCATCGGCCAGGTCCACGCCGCCCAGCTGCCCGACGGCCGGGCGGTGGTGGTCAAGGTCCAGCGGCCCGGGATCCGCCGCACCGTCGAAGCCGATCTGGCCCTGCTCATGGATCTGGCCGAACTGGCCGAGCGCTACAGCCCCTGGGCGGCCTTCTACCCCTTCCGCGACATCGCCGCGGAGCTGGCCGCCAGCCTGAGGGCCGAGCTGGACTTCGTCCGGGAGGCGCGGAACGCGCAGCGACTGGCGCGGCTTCTGGCCGGCCGGCCGGGAATCCAGGTGCCCCAGGTGATCTGGGAGTACACCACGCCGCGGGTCCTCACCCTGGAACGGCTGGAGGGCGTCCGCCTGGCGGAGGCGGGGCGGCTGGAGCCCGCCGGGGCCCGTCGCCTGGCCCGCACCCTGGTCGATGCGGTGCTGGACCCCCTCTTCCGGGCCGGGTTCTTCCACGCCGACCCGCACCCGGGCAACATCCTGGTGCTTCCCGGGGGCCGGGTGGGCCTGGTGGATTTCGGTATCACCGGACAGCTGGACCGCATCACCCGCCGGCGACTGGCCGCCATGGTGATCGCCCTCTGGCGCGGCGACGCGGGCGGGCTGCTGCAGGCGGTGGAAGGCCTGGCCGTCATTCCGCCGGGTACGGACCGGCGCCTGCTGCGCCGCGACCTGGAGCTGCTCCTCGACCGGTACCTGGACGTTCCCCTGAGCCGGCTCGACCTGGGGGAGATCCTGCCGGTCTTCTTCGACCTGTTGCGCCGCTACCGCATCCGGGTTCCGGCCGATCTGGCCCTGGTGGGCAAGACCCTGCTGGCCCTGCAGGGCGTAGTGCGGGCCATCGACCCCGACCTGGCGGTGCTGGACCTGGCCCGGCCCCTGGGGCGGCGCCTGCTGCGCCATTACCTCTCGCCGGCCGAGGTGGGCCGCCGCTGGCTGGACCGCTGGGAAGAACGGGCCGAGCCCCTGCTGGACCTGCCCGCGCAGCTCCATGCCCTGCTGGTGCAGGCACGGGCGGGGCGCCCGGTCTTCAAGGTGGAGGTTGTGGAGCGGGAGGAGTTCCACCAGGGGCTGAGCCGGCTGGTCAACCGCCTGGCCTTCAGCGTGCTCCTGCTTTCCTTTACTATCTTGATGGCGGCGCTGGTGTTGGCGGGCGCCTTGCTGGGCCGCAGCGAGCCGGTGTTGCGCTTTCCCTTCCTGGAGGTGGGGGTGGCGGTGCTGGCCCTGGCCACGGCGGCGCTGCTGTGGGCCATCGTGCGGTCGGGGCGGCTTTGA
- a CDS encoding CBS domain-containing protein has translation MPTTLWQAGRIARPALYARPQDPVGRVLAALKQAGFSRAPVWDGRQVTGALTARTWQRLLFEGLDPDRVTAAQVQEPPLPQVTPAAGLLEVLDGLARAPAVVVAAPGRPPGIITYVDVVRDAAPYLWLRELEQVLRALLYCLEASGPRGGWLALLPPAQARRIEEYCRRDGGSDPLDYVDLYDLRQLVEAGWDRWFRSWLSPLDLGAALDLLDRLRHARNDVAHMRDLSPGQRQELEQAVRRLREPVRRRLLDEPPTRPDRR, from the coding sequence ATGCCCACGACCCTCTGGCAGGCAGGTCGCATCGCCCGCCCCGCCCTTTATGCCCGGCCCCAGGACCCCGTGGGCCGGGTGCTGGCGGCCCTCAAGCAGGCCGGCTTCAGCCGGGCGCCCGTATGGGACGGCCGGCAGGTCACCGGCGCCCTGACCGCCCGCACCTGGCAGCGCCTGCTATTCGAAGGACTCGATCCGGACCGGGTGACGGCCGCGCAGGTGCAGGAGCCGCCCCTGCCCCAGGTGACGCCCGCCGCCGGCCTGCTGGAGGTGCTGGACGGGCTCGCCCGCGCTCCCGCCGTGGTGGTGGCCGCCCCCGGCCGGCCACCCGGGATCATCACCTACGTCGACGTGGTCCGCGACGCGGCGCCCTACCTCTGGCTGCGGGAGCTGGAGCAGGTCCTGCGGGCCCTCCTGTACTGCCTCGAAGCCTCGGGCCCCCGCGGCGGCTGGCTCGCCCTGCTGCCGCCCGCCCAGGCCCGGCGGATCGAGGAGTACTGCCGCCGGGACGGCGGGTCGGACCCGCTGGATTACGTCGACCTCTACGACCTGCGCCAGCTGGTGGAAGCCGGCTGGGACCGGTGGTTCCGGTCCTGGCTGAGTCCCCTGGACCTGGGCGCGGCCCTGGACCTGCTCGACCGGCTGCGCCATGCCCGCAACGACGTGGCCCACATGCGGGACCTCTCCCCCGGCCAGCGCCAGGAGCTGGAGCAGGCCGTGCGCCGGCTCCGGGAGCCGGTGCGCCGGCGCCTGCTGGACGAACCGCCCACCCGGCCCGACCGGCGGTGA
- a CDS encoding molybdopterin-dependent oxidoreductase: protein MKALAETSVRDRVPPGQVVTEKFPVLHTGQVPRYRDDLSDWSFRVFGQVERPVTLTWDQFRRLPAREVVVDIHCVTRWSKLGTRWRGVPAARVLEEAGVKPEARFVLVHADPDYTTNLPLADLYRDDVLLAFEFDGRPLAPEHGYPVRLLVPHRYFWKSAKWVRGFELLPQDRPGYWEERGYHNEADPWKEQRYGFF from the coding sequence GTGAAGGCGTTGGCCGAAACCAGCGTACGGGACCGGGTGCCGCCCGGCCAGGTGGTGACCGAGAAGTTTCCGGTCCTGCACACGGGCCAGGTGCCCCGCTACCGGGATGACCTGAGCGACTGGAGCTTTCGCGTCTTCGGCCAAGTGGAGCGGCCCGTCACCCTGACCTGGGACCAGTTCCGCCGCCTCCCTGCCCGAGAGGTGGTGGTGGACATCCACTGCGTGACCCGCTGGAGCAAGCTGGGCACCCGCTGGCGCGGCGTCCCGGCGGCCCGGGTCCTGGAGGAAGCCGGGGTCAAGCCGGAGGCCCGGTTCGTCCTGGTCCACGCCGACCCGGACTACACCACCAACCTGCCCCTGGCCGACCTGTACCGCGACGACGTGCTCCTGGCCTTCGAGTTCGACGGCCGGCCCCTGGCGCCGGAACACGGCTACCCGGTGCGGCTCCTGGTGCCCCACCGGTACTTCTGGAAGAGCGCCAAGTGGGTGCGGGGCTTCGAACTGCTCCCCCAGGACCGGCCGGGCTACTGGGAGGAACGCGGCTACCACAACGAGGCCGACCCCTGGAAGGAGCAGCGGTACGGCTTCTTTTAA
- a CDS encoding response regulator transcription factor: MPGEHILVVDDEPGIREVCRLYLEREGFAVREAASLAGARAALRGEAPALVVLDLMLPDGSGLDLCRELVEAGTPVVCLTARADETDRVLGLELGADDYVTKPFSPRELVARVRAVLRRARAAKEPAPVTVRFGRCAVDLAARRLWVGGREVACTPKEFDLLALFVTHPHRVFTRQQLLERVWDFSYAGDTRTVDVHVQRLRRKIEPDPQHPRYLKTVWSVGYRFDPEGEAS; the protein is encoded by the coding sequence GTGCCGGGGGAGCACATCCTGGTGGTGGACGACGAGCCGGGGATCCGGGAGGTCTGCCGGCTCTACCTGGAGCGGGAAGGGTTCGCCGTGCGGGAAGCGGCCAGCCTGGCGGGGGCCCGCGCCGCCCTGCGGGGCGAAGCGCCGGCGCTGGTCGTCCTGGACCTGATGCTGCCCGACGGCAGCGGCCTCGACCTGTGCCGGGAGCTGGTGGAGGCCGGGACTCCGGTGGTCTGCCTGACCGCCCGGGCCGACGAGACGGACCGGGTCCTGGGCCTGGAGCTGGGCGCCGACGATTACGTGACCAAGCCCTTCAGTCCCCGCGAGCTGGTGGCCCGGGTCCGGGCCGTGCTGCGCCGGGCCCGGGCCGCCAAAGAGCCGGCGCCGGTCACCGTGCGGTTCGGCCGGTGCGCCGTCGACCTGGCCGCCCGGCGCCTTTGGGTGGGCGGCCGGGAGGTGGCCTGCACCCCCAAGGAATTCGACCTTCTGGCCCTGTTCGTCACCCACCCCCACCGGGTCTTCACCCGCCAGCAGCTGCTGGAGCGGGTCTGGGACTTCTCCTATGCCGGCGATACCCGCACCGTGGACGTCCACGTGCAGCGGCTGCGGCGGAAGATCGAGCCCGATCCCCAGCACCCGCGCTATCTCAAGACGGTGTGGAGCGTGGGGTACCGGTTCGACCCCGAGGGCGAGGCGAGCTGA
- a CDS encoding sensor histidine kinase, which yields MRLAWRMALVYASILVAVALLLLVGAPALTERAMVDALGPVLLRQARSVVALLDVQAFPGLPATYLADLAAVRLSRLYVDGEVLVVDPAGRIRWNSATLVGDLEGWQLAPEVIRGIRAPGYGVREILANVPAVVAVAPIPVPGGQGSLGTVVVFRPLRELGGVRREIGTWLALGTGAAVAVALAAGWAVGYRMVRRLAAIQEAAAALAAGDLSRRLRVAGRDEIAGLAAGFNHMAERIEGLVGELRRSQALRRAMLATISHELRTPVTVIRGLGEALRDGLVEAGPAARRQAGQIVAEAERLGRLIDDLFQLAQIETGQLDLRLERFAAGPWLEERATALEALVRERGARWQVRVDPGLAGAWLEADPHRLAQVLGNLVDNAARHAGPEGQVRLDAVLVPGGIRIEVADNGPGIDPADLPRIFEPFYRGREAARSRGAGLGLSIVRALVEAHGGRVGVESAPGQGTRLWFVLPRAPEPRGGSRAPESRGGRSPGAEARSVGAEESGAVTGSPGDGAGAPGG from the coding sequence TTGCGGCTGGCCTGGCGCATGGCGCTGGTTTATGCCTCCATCCTGGTGGCGGTGGCCCTGCTGCTTCTGGTGGGCGCTCCCGCCCTGACCGAGCGGGCCATGGTGGACGCCCTGGGGCCCGTGCTGCTGCGCCAGGCCCGCAGCGTGGTGGCCCTTCTGGACGTGCAGGCGTTCCCCGGGCTGCCCGCCACCTACCTGGCCGACCTGGCGGCGGTGCGGCTGTCGCGCCTTTATGTGGACGGGGAAGTGCTGGTGGTCGATCCGGCCGGGCGCATCCGCTGGAACTCCGCTACCCTGGTGGGCGATCTGGAGGGCTGGCAGCTGGCGCCCGAGGTGATCCGGGGCATCCGGGCGCCCGGCTACGGCGTGCGGGAGATCCTGGCCAACGTGCCGGCAGTGGTGGCCGTGGCCCCGATTCCCGTGCCCGGCGGCCAGGGGAGCCTGGGCACCGTGGTGGTCTTCCGGCCCCTGCGGGAACTGGGTGGCGTGCGCCGGGAGATCGGCACCTGGCTCGCCCTGGGCACCGGGGCGGCCGTGGCCGTGGCCCTGGCGGCGGGCTGGGCCGTGGGCTACCGGATGGTGCGGCGGCTGGCGGCGATCCAGGAGGCGGCGGCGGCACTGGCCGCGGGCGACCTGTCCCGGCGCCTGCGGGTGGCCGGCCGGGACGAGATCGCCGGCCTGGCGGCCGGGTTCAACCACATGGCCGAGCGCATCGAGGGGCTGGTGGGCGAGCTGCGCCGCTCCCAGGCCCTGCGGCGGGCCATGCTGGCCACCATCTCCCATGAGCTGCGCACCCCGGTGACGGTGATCCGCGGGCTGGGGGAAGCCCTGAGGGACGGGCTGGTGGAAGCGGGACCCGCCGCCCGCCGCCAGGCGGGGCAGATCGTGGCCGAGGCCGAGCGGCTGGGCCGGCTGATCGACGACCTCTTCCAGCTGGCCCAGATCGAGACGGGCCAGCTGGACCTGCGGCTGGAGCGCTTTGCCGCGGGACCGTGGCTGGAGGAACGGGCCACGGCCCTGGAGGCGCTGGTCCGGGAGCGGGGCGCCCGCTGGCAGGTACGGGTCGACCCGGGCCTGGCCGGGGCGTGGCTGGAAGCGGACCCCCACCGCCTGGCCCAGGTGCTGGGCAACCTGGTGGACAACGCCGCCCGGCACGCCGGCCCGGAGGGCCAGGTGAGGCTGGACGCGGTGCTGGTGCCCGGTGGGATCCGCATCGAGGTGGCCGACAACGGCCCGGGCATCGATCCCGCGGACCTGCCGCGGATCTTTGAGCCCTTTTACCGGGGCCGGGAGGCGGCCCGCAGCCGTGGTGCGGGCCTGGGGCTCAGCATCGTGCGGGCCCTGGTGGAAGCCCACGGGGGCCGGGTCGGCGTGGAATCCGCCCCCGGGCAGGGCACGCGCCTCTGGTTCGTCCTGCCCCGGGCCCCGGAACCCCGGGGCGGGTCCCGGGCACCGGAATCCCGGGGCGGGCGGTCCCCGGGAGCGGAAGCACGGTCCGTGGGGGCGGAAGAGTCCGGGGCCGTCACGGGCTCCCCCGGCGATGGGGCCGGAGCCCCCGGTGGCTGA
- a CDS encoding sulfurtransferase TusA family protein, with the protein MALFKRPNLEQARQRLAALGQANLVDRTGAGTAVTADREIDVTGEICPYPVDAALEALARMAPGQVLAELTDHTISTHTVPAAVERSGLGEVLRIEEKEPGLYRILIRRR; encoded by the coding sequence ATGGCCCTGTTCAAGCGGCCCAACCTGGAGCAGGCGCGCCAGCGGCTGGCGGCCCTGGGCCAGGCCAATCTGGTGGACCGGACCGGCGCCGGCACCGCCGTCACCGCCGACCGGGAGATCGACGTCACGGGCGAGATCTGCCCCTACCCGGTGGACGCTGCCCTGGAGGCGCTGGCCCGGATGGCGCCGGGCCAGGTGCTGGCCGAGCTGACGGATCACACCATCTCCACCCACACCGTCCCCGCCGCGGTGGAGCGGTCGGGCCTGGGTGAGGTGCTGCGCATCGAAGAAAAGGAGCCGGGCCTTTACCGCATCCTGATCCGCCGGCGGTGA
- a CDS encoding YeeE/YedE family protein, translating to MDLHGPVFLLLGAAFGLAYGFLLQRGDFCFTSAFRDLYAFRHTRVLQGIVTAVAVTTLGWGIALSAGWATPDRLWVPPVGWNSLLGGFLFGIAMYVAGGCASGTLYRAGMGYGQFWITLLGMGAGYYAFLRLFPTVLQPHFFKPLQIAGPVTLYRLLPWPPLLTALLAVAVLLAGVALVAGPGAIRRSLAELAGFFRQGPGVLLRLRSWDTRAVGLLLGLVSTLQFSLWTIWGITGPETRWVAVAWAAVDDPARVAANPYVASLFRGYPGLVPGPEEVLIAGIIAGAALSARLNGTFRWRRPRLRRLPNAVAGGFLLAFASRLTPGCNIGNLLSGLPALSLHSLLASAGIAAGIYTAWKIAHLRQAALLSSCRVEPATAGTGTGTPAKPAAAPPAGI from the coding sequence ATGGATCTGCACGGGCCGGTCTTCTTGCTCCTGGGCGCGGCCTTCGGTCTCGCCTACGGCTTCCTGCTCCAGCGAGGCGACTTCTGCTTCACCTCGGCGTTCCGCGACCTGTACGCCTTCCGCCACACCCGGGTGCTCCAGGGCATCGTCACGGCCGTGGCGGTGACCACCCTGGGCTGGGGGATCGCCCTGTCCGCCGGCTGGGCCACGCCCGACCGGCTGTGGGTGCCGCCGGTGGGGTGGAACAGCCTGCTGGGCGGCTTCCTGTTCGGCATCGCCATGTATGTCGCCGGCGGCTGCGCATCCGGCACCCTCTACCGCGCCGGCATGGGGTACGGGCAGTTCTGGATCACCCTGCTGGGCATGGGCGCCGGCTATTACGCCTTCCTGCGCCTTTTCCCCACGGTCCTGCAACCGCACTTCTTCAAGCCGCTGCAGATCGCGGGCCCCGTGACCCTCTACCGCCTGCTGCCCTGGCCGCCGCTGCTGACGGCCCTGCTGGCCGTGGCCGTGCTGCTGGCCGGCGTGGCCCTGGTGGCCGGGCCCGGCGCCATCCGCCGCTCGCTGGCGGAACTGGCCGGGTTCTTCCGGCAGGGGCCGGGCGTGCTGCTCCGCCTGCGGTCTTGGGACACCCGGGCGGTGGGGCTGCTGCTGGGCCTGGTGTCAACGCTGCAGTTCAGCCTGTGGACCATCTGGGGCATCACCGGGCCCGAGACCCGGTGGGTGGCCGTGGCCTGGGCCGCCGTGGACGATCCGGCCCGCGTCGCGGCCAACCCGTACGTGGCGAGCCTGTTCCGCGGCTACCCCGGCCTGGTGCCCGGGCCGGAGGAAGTGCTGATCGCCGGCATCATCGCCGGCGCCGCCCTGTCGGCCCGGCTGAACGGCACCTTCCGCTGGCGCAGGCCGCGGCTGCGGCGGCTGCCCAACGCCGTGGCGGGAGGCTTCTTGCTGGCCTTCGCCTCCCGGCTCACCCCGGGGTGCAACATCGGCAACCTGCTGAGCGGCCTCCCCGCCCTCTCCCTGCACAGCCTGCTGGCTTCGGCGGGCATCGCGGCGGGCATCTACACGGCGTGGAAGATCGCCCACCTGCGGCAGGCCGCCCTGCTGAGCTCGTGCCGGGTGGAGCCGGCGACCGCCGGCACGGGGACCGGCACGCCGGCGAAGCCTGCGGCGGCACCGCCGGCGGGAATCTGA